A stretch of DNA from Corallococcus silvisoli:
GCTGTCCACCGCGTGGCCGTGGCCGTACGCGCCGGAGGGGCTGCCCTCGCTCACGGTGCCCATGAACCGCGCGGATCCGTTCAGCCAGTTCGACGGCTGCGGCGACGGCCGCATGGACGTGCTGGAGTCGGGGCTCGTGGACAAGGTCTACAACCTCTGGCAGCGCGACCCCATCGTCGTGCGCTCCAGCTACCTGGGCTCCGGCGGCAGGCAGGCTCCGCCCCCCAAGCCCAAGCTGCCCACCTACTAGGACCGGAAGAGGAACGCCCTCCCATGACCTTGCGAATGAAGCTGCTCGTGGTCCCGTGCGCGGCCCTGTCCTTCGCTGGCGGCGTGGCGCTCGCCACGTCCCCCCAGTCGAAGCCCGCCGCCAAGGCGGAGGCCCTGCCCCAGCACGTGCTGCCCCCGTCGAAGGACGGCAACCTGGTGCTGGGCCTGTGCGACGGAGAGACGTCCATGGAGGTGCCCGGCGTGAAGGAAGGCCAGAAGCTCACGCGCGCGCAGGCCTTCGCCGCCACCTCGAAGTTGATGGAGGACTGGCGCCAGAAGAACCCGGACGCGAACTGGGACGACGCGCCGGTGCTGGCGCAGGCCACCGCGCCCGACGCGAAGAAGTCCCCCACGCCCGCGCCCCAGCCCAACCCGGGCTCGAGGCCCGCGGGCGGCGACGTGCGCGAGGGCGGCGTCGGCGCGCAGACGGACGCGAAGCAGGTGCCCCAGCAACAGAAGGCGAACGTGCAGACGGGCCACACCTACGGCGCCTTCTCCGAGCGCGACGAGCGGATCTGGGCGGACTCCACGCAGGCGTTCGTGAAGGAGGGCCACCGCGTGTTCCACGACGCGGACGCGCTGGGCGGCACGGTGGGCGTGTCGTGCGACATGTGCCATCCGGACGCGGCCAACACCCACCCGGAGACCTACCCGAAGTACCAGGTGCAGCTGGGCCGCGTGGCGCTGCTGCGCGACATGATCAACTGGTGCATCGAGAACCCGGTGCGCGGCAAGCCCCTGGCGGATGGGGACCCGAAGATGCGCGCGATGGAGGCGTACATCTACGCGCAGCGCAAGGGCGTGAAGCTGGAGTACGGCAAGCACTGAGGGCGCCGCGCGCCCGCGGGCCTCTCGTCCGGCCGATGGGGAGACGGATCCGCACGGGCGCGGGCGCGTGGGCCTGGAGGGGTTCATGGCGCTGGGGGCTTGCCCCCACCCTCGGTGAACCCGGTTAATGCGGCCCATGTCTCTCACCCCTGTCATGGACCCCAGCGGCTTGTTGGAGCGCGCGCCGCGACTGGCGGAGCTGTTGCCGGACGCCGCGCTGTCGGAGGCGCTGGCGCGGGGGGATGCCTGGACCGTGTACGCGGTGCTGGAGCGCAGGTTGAAGCAGGAGCCTCCCGGGCCCGCGCGGGAGCTGCTCGCGAAGCTGGTGGAGGACCGTGCCGCCTTCGTCATCGCGGCCCGTTCTCCGGCCACGCCCTCCATCCTGGGCACGGGCGTCCAGTGGAGGGGCACGCCTCCCGGGGATGCTCCTGGCGCGCCCTACGTGGCCGACCGCACCGTGACGGTGCTGGGCGTTCCGGTGTGGCCGCTGGAGGGCTACCTCGTGCGCGCGGATGGCGCGGGACCGCTCCAGGTCGTCGGGCGCGTGCCACCCTCGCGGCGCAGGGCGCGACACCGCGCGGGCGCCGTGGCAGGGGTGGTGCTGGGACTCTGCGCCGCGGCGGGGGTGGGGGAGGTGTGGTGGGAGTCGCGCAAGGTGCGCATCGTGACGGTCGTCAACGGGCTGTCCCGGCCGGTGGACGTGCGCATCGGTGACCAGCACTGGGTGGTGGCGCCCGGCGCGCAGGAGCAGGGGAGCGTGAAGCAGGAGGACGAATGGCTCCACGCGATAGCCCGCTGGCCTGGAGCGGACGAGAAGCCCATCGAGGACGTGGTGCTCCCGGTGGCCGGCGCGCACTTCGTCTACAACGTGAAGGGCGCGGCGCTGCTGGATCGCCGGTGGGGCTCGAAGCAGTACTTCCAGAACCTGGGGCCGTTGCGGGGCAGCGTCTCCGTGCTGCTCGAGGATGAGACCGTCCAGGCCGTGAGCAGGAATTGGGAGTCCACCGCGCGCCTCCATTCAGAGGCAGGGAAATGGCAGCTCGCGGCCGACGTGGCCGCCGCCGTCGCGGAGGTGGAGCCGGGCAACACGCTGGCGCGGGAGCTGGCGGCGCGCGCCGTCCTCCAGCTGGACCTCCAGGCGCCCGTGAACCTCCCAGACGCCCTGCGCTGGCGGAACACCCGCGACTTCGCGTGGATGTTGATGAACCGCTGGCAGCAGGACCTGGGCGCGCAATCGCTGGCGCAGGACCTGCTTGTCTTCATCGGTCAGGGGCCCCAGGCCCGCGCCCGGTACGCGGAGCACGCGGAGCAGTTCCCGGACTCCCCACTCGCGGCGCTCTACCTGCTGCGCGCGGACACGCCGTCCCTGGATGCCGAACAGGAGGTCCTCGCGTACGAGGAGCTGGTGCCGCGCTTCCCGGACTCCCCGGAGGTGTTCCTCGCCTGGTTGGAGGCGCGGCTGCGGTTCGAGCTGCGCGACCCCGGGGCTTCGTCGGAGGAGGGAGCGCCCACGGCGTACGCGCTCGAAACGGCGCGGCAGGCGGAGGTGCTGGTGGCGAAGCACCCGCCCACCACGGTGGGCGCGCTGGAGGTGCTCGTGCGCATCTTCCTGGACGCGCGGCGCCGGGACGCGGCGACAGGGCTGGTGCACCGCTTCGGGCAGGACCCGCGCAACCGGACCTGGGACTTCCTGGTGCTGGCGGGGCGCACGGCCGAGGTGGCGGGCCCCGAGCACACGCCCTACGTGATGCGCGACTGGGTTCCCCCCGCGCTGGCGCGCCAGCCGGAGCGGATGCGGTTGTTGGAGCTGCTCACCGGCCAGCGCTCGCTGAAGGAGGCGGAGCGCATGGAGGTGACGTCCCCCGTCGACCGCGCCGTGCTGGGGCTCACGCGGGACGTGCTGGAGAACCCGACGCGCGCCATGGAACAGGCGGCGGGGGAGTCCGAAGCGGTGCTGTCCCGGCTGGAGCCAGAGGTCGCCGCGCTGCTCGCCCTGGAACTGGAGCGCGCGGGCGATGCGCGGGCGAGGCGCCTCTTCAATGCCTCGCTGCCGCTGATGCTCTCGCGCGAGGCGCTGAGGGGCTTCCGGATCAGCCAGACCCGGAGCGCCCCCAGGTCCTTCGCCCGGTTGGCCCCGGGCCTGCGCGCCGCCGCCCTCCTGGTGCGCGCCCGCGACAAGGCGAGGGAGGGCTACAGGGTGTTCACCGAACGGCTGGACGGGCTGTCCCGCATGGATGCGCTCGGCGGCTTCGCGGTCCGCGCGGCCCCCCCGTGGATCCGCTCCGCCTTCGACGCGTGCATGGACACGAAGGTGCCGCACGTCTTCCCCAGCGGCTTGATGTCTCAGTTGACGGGCTCGCTGGCGCAGGCCATCGAGCGGCAGGAGAACGACCGCGAGGGGCGCCGCCCCCGCTGCGAGGCGCGGGTGGTGACGCCCACCGGGCTGCCGCTGCCCCGCGCCACTCCGTCCACGCCTGGAAACGCGAACGGCGCCGACCCCTGAAGCGGGTCCGGCGCCGTCACGGTGCTGCCCAAGGCGGGCCGCCGGTCAGCCCGGCTGGCAGACCTGGCGGAGGATGTCGAGCGACTCCAGCGCCTTGCCCGCGCCAATCACCACGGCGGAGAGCGGATCCTCCGCGAGGAACACCGGCAGGCCGGTCTCCTCGCGCAGGAGCGTGTCCAGGTTCTTGAGCAGCGCGCCGCCACCGGCCAGCACGATGCCGCGGTCGGCGATGTCACCGGCCAGCTCCGGCGGGGTGCGCTCCAGCGTCAGCTTCACCGCCTCCACGATGCCGTTGACGGGCTCCGCGAGCGCGTCGCGCACCTCGTCGCTGGACACCGTGAGCGTGCGCGGCACGCCGGCCACCAGGTCGCGACCCTTGATCTCCATGGTCATGACCTCGTCCGTCGGGTACGCCGTGCCGATGCCCATCTTGATGAGCTCCGCCGTGCGCTCACCGATGAGCAGGTTGTACTTGCGCTTGACGTACTGGATGATCGCCTCGTCCAGCTTGTCGCCGCCGATGCGCACCGACTTGGCGAACACGATGCCCGCCAGGCTGATGACCGCCACGTCGGACGTGCCACCGCCGATGTCGACGATCATGTTGCCGCTGGGCTCCGTCACCGGCAGGCCCGCGCCAATCGCCGCGGCCATCGGCTGCTCGATGAGGTAGACCTCGCGCGCGCCCGCGTTGGCGGCCGCCTCGCGCACCGCGCGGCGCTCCACCTCCGTGATGCCGGACGGGATGCCGATGATGATGCGCGGGTTCACCAGCGTCTTGCGGTTGTGCGCGCTCTGGATGAAGTAGCGCAGCATCGCGGCGGTGATCTCGAAGTCGGCGATGACGCCGTCCTTCATGGGCCGGATGGCCACGATGTTGCCCGGCGTCCTGCCGAGCATCTCCTTGGCCTCCTTGCCCACCGCGAGGACCTTCTTGCCCCCGCGCGAGTCCTGCTGCACCGCCACGACCGAGGGCTCGTTGGACACGATGCCCTGGCCGCGGATGTAGATGAGCGTGTTCGCCGTACCCAGGTCGATGGCGAGGTCGCGCGAAAACAGGGTGTGGAGCCAGTCGAACATACGGGGGCGGAAACTTTCGGAAGGGCCGCGAAACTTCCCCGCCCTTCAGACGGAGTGCGTTGTCGAAACTACTACGCGCCGCAATACGGAGGAAGAAAAGCCGGAGCCCTCTTCGGGCGCCGCTCGCTGGACAACCAACCACGCCAGCCCCTCTGTTCCCTTCTCCTCACGATTCGGAGGCGCTCCCCCTGGAAAAACAGGCCGCATCCTCCCCAGGACAGCGGCCGGGCGGCCTTCAGCGGGCCGCCCCTGGCGCTCAGCGCTTCACCGAGTACTTCGCGATGGCGTAGAGGGCGCGCACGCCGTCCTTCCAGCCAATCTTCTTGCCCTCCTCGTAGGTGCGCCCATGGTAGCTGATGGGCACCTCGAAGACGCGCCAGTTGCCGCGCGCCACTTTCGCGGTGATTTCGGGTTCGAAGCCGAACCGGTCCTCCTCCACGTGCACGGACCGGAGCACCTCCGCACGGAAGGCCTTGTAGCAGGTCTCCATGTCGGTGAGGTTCAGCCCGCTCGTCATGTTGGAGAGCGTGGTGAGCATGTTGTTGAGCACCGTGTGCCAGTAATAGAGCACCCGGCGCGGCGACCCGATGAACCGGCTGCCGAAGACGACGTCCGCCTCGCCATCGATGATGGGCTGGATGACGCGCGGGATGTCCTTCGGGTCGTATTCCAGGTCCGCGTCCTGCACGAGGAGGATGTCCCCGGTGGCCTCCGCGAACCCCCGGCGCAGCGCGGCGCCCTTGCCCTGGTTCTGTTCCTGGAAGAGCACGCGGATTTCATTGCGGTTCTTCGGCGTGCCCCCCAGCACCTCCAGGCCCTGTTCGGACAGCTGGCGCAGGAATTCGCGGCTCCCGTCCTTGGAGCAGTCGTCCACCAGGACGAGCTCCTTCGGGAAGTCCACGGCGGTGCAGCGGCGGAGGATTTCCGCCAGGGTGGGAATCTCGTTGTAAACGGGAATGACGAGCGAGACGAGCATGGCGCTGTCGCCCCTATCGCATTTCCCCCATCCGGGCGACTCCCTTGCACACAAAATTCAGGGCCGTGCCGCGCTCCGGATGGCTTCCATCAGCGCCTCCAGGTCCGCGTCGCCGGTCAGCGGGTGGATGAGGGTGGTGCGCAGGTACACCCCGCCAGGGAGCCGTGTCTGCACCAGATAGAAGTTTCCGCTGGTGACCAATGCCTCACGCAGGCGGACCTGGAGGGCATCCCAGCCCTCCGGGGGGACGTGGGCGGGCGTGTGGCGGAAGCAGACGATGTTGCAGTCGGGGGCCACGGCCAGCTCGAAGTCCGGGGCGGCGGTGAGGTGGTCCGCGAAGCGCCGGGCCTGGTCGTAGGAGGCGGTGATGGCGTCCTCGAAGACGCGGGTGCCCAGCACGGACAGGCAGGCGTACACCTTGAGGGGCATCATCTCCTTGGTGCACTCCAGCGTGCGCAGGCCCACGTCGCTGTAGGGGCGCGCGTCGTCGCCGTCGCCGTGGAAGAGGTAGTGGGCCTCCTGGGAGAAGGCGTCGAAGGAGCGCGCCCCGTCGCGGAAGAGCACCGCCGTCACCAGCGCGGGCATGAGCAGGCCCTTGTGCGCGTCCCACACCACGGAGTCCGCGCGTTCGATGCCGCGCACCTGCGCGCGGTACTTGGGGCTGAGGGACGCGGCGGCCCCGTGCGCGCCGTCCACGTGGAACCACAGGCCGTGCCGCTGAGCGAAGTCCGCCACGGGCTCCAGCGGGTCGAAGGCGCCGGTAGCGGTGGAGCCCGCGCTGGCCACCACCGCGATGGCCTTGCGCCCGGCGCGGGTGGCGTTCGCCAGCGCCTCCTCCAGCGCGTCCGGCCGCACTCGAAAGTGTGCGTCCACGTCCACCGGGGTGAGGCCGCCCTCGCCCCAGCCCATGATGCGGACCGCGCGGGCCAGGCAGTAGTGCGCGGAGCGGGGGACCAGCACCGTCAGGGGAGGCCCCGCGTGCGCGCCGCCGTTCCACGCGTCATAGCCGGCCTTCGCCTGCCGCGCGGCGAGCAGGGCGGTGAGGTTGCCCGCGCTG
This window harbors:
- a CDS encoding c-type cytochrome, coding for MTLRMKLLVVPCAALSFAGGVALATSPQSKPAAKAEALPQHVLPPSKDGNLVLGLCDGETSMEVPGVKEGQKLTRAQAFAATSKLMEDWRQKNPDANWDDAPVLAQATAPDAKKSPTPAPQPNPGSRPAGGDVREGGVGAQTDAKQVPQQQKANVQTGHTYGAFSERDERIWADSTQAFVKEGHRVFHDADALGGTVGVSCDMCHPDAANTHPETYPKYQVQLGRVALLRDMINWCIENPVRGKPLADGDPKMRAMEAYIYAQRKGVKLEYGKH
- a CDS encoding rod shape-determining protein translates to MFDWLHTLFSRDLAIDLGTANTLIYIRGQGIVSNEPSVVAVQQDSRGGKKVLAVGKEAKEMLGRTPGNIVAIRPMKDGVIADFEITAAMLRYFIQSAHNRKTLVNPRIIIGIPSGITEVERRAVREAAANAGAREVYLIEQPMAAAIGAGLPVTEPSGNMIVDIGGGTSDVAVISLAGIVFAKSVRIGGDKLDEAIIQYVKRKYNLLIGERTAELIKMGIGTAYPTDEVMTMEIKGRDLVAGVPRTLTVSSDEVRDALAEPVNGIVEAVKLTLERTPPELAGDIADRGIVLAGGGALLKNLDTLLREETGLPVFLAEDPLSAVVIGAGKALESLDILRQVCQPG
- a CDS encoding glycosyltransferase family 2 protein; this encodes MLVSLVIPVYNEIPTLAEILRRCTAVDFPKELVLVDDCSKDGSREFLRQLSEQGLEVLGGTPKNRNEIRVLFQEQNQGKGAALRRGFAEATGDILLVQDADLEYDPKDIPRVIQPIIDGEADVVFGSRFIGSPRRVLYYWHTVLNNMLTTLSNMTSGLNLTDMETCYKAFRAEVLRSVHVEEDRFGFEPEITAKVARGNWRVFEVPISYHGRTYEEGKKIGWKDGVRALYAIAKYSVKR
- a CDS encoding pyridoxal phosphate-dependent decarboxylase family protein, whose product is MTSSVPAPLRDAYDPEAFRATAHALMDQLADYLKAALAGGAMPVLPWAPPAVNHERFATSFPEEPARSDAFAALMARVLEGSHHLHHPRYVGHQVTAPVPLAALCDAVSSLLNNGMAVYEMGPVATAMEHQVLAWMASKLGLPASARGVLTSGGSAGNLTALLAARQAKAGYDAWNGGAHAGPPLTVLVPRSAHYCLARAVRIMGWGEGGLTPVDVDAHFRVRPDALEEALANATRAGRKAIAVVASAGSTATGAFDPLEPVADFAQRHGLWFHVDGAHGAAASLSPKYRAQVRGIERADSVVWDAHKGLLMPALVTAVLFRDGARSFDAFSQEAHYLFHGDGDDARPYSDVGLRTLECTKEMMPLKVYACLSVLGTRVFEDAITASYDQARRFADHLTAAPDFELAVAPDCNIVCFRHTPAHVPPEGWDALQVRLREALVTSGNFYLVQTRLPGGVYLRTTLIHPLTGDADLEALMEAIRSAARP